The following proteins are co-located in the Saccharomycodes ludwigii strain NBRC 1722 chromosome V, whole genome shotgun sequence genome:
- the SKN7 gene encoding kinase-regulated stress-responsive transcription factor SKN7 (similar to Saccharomyces cerevisiae YHR206W | SKN7 | Suppressor of Kre Null (paralog of YJR147W | HMS2)): protein MASNKKLQQQGVIEDLNNINNNAHRNIHTNPIEITTHQPSSSLEPNIGCNNKKEQVHKKPGRASSNDFVRKLFNILENEDCKDIIQWTESGESFVILNTNDFTTYLLPNHFKHSNFSSFVRQLNKYDFHKVKKTNEEKQNCKYGLQSWEFYHPNFKIHDKESLQFIRRKITNNNNNNNNNNNNNNNNNNNNNNLNNVTSTMNIKPKDNNYNNGYNLSDNNNFVTANTIAAVSNNNINQESLAELSKNISNCVTKTRFVQLKKKNEELEKSVGTLKIENNYLKLEFQKLNSRYNTMLQSLISMQMVQQSFALGLNNIQSTLLKNGIKIEHNMDQQHIKLKPEQAINSSSERTSPSLNTNIPPINSPYTQGFVNENNGNNNTNGTGLPMLLNIYNGPSSVSKNDINRNEAIFNYSPSENFVNAHNLVTNNHTGTYNNGANRLDNKASAPTNNNNSNNILKPGFHVLLVEDDSICIQLCSKFLKKYGCTVEIATDGLSAITTLEKNRYDLVLMDIVMPNLDGATATSIIRSFDNETPIIAMTGNIDDHDLVTYLQNGMTDILAKPFTKNDLHSMLIRYLRNRVPISSSVNKSATNSGIEGHLNTKGLSQTSTVNTTPLTDINNNNNNNNNNNNSNTPGSSIHEQQLPNASVPHLSSNYRVSTISTVSPHSVATVGSTLSVEAALPPEQPNLSKAGNTSATLASSGVPINTSVIDTSNANIGNPMNCNNNLISISENATIVGTVAAENSLHKSKDTINNRDSNNNDDEGNKHHHNSESFFEPPSKKQHV, encoded by the coding sequence ATGGCTAGCAACAAGAAACTTCAACAACAGGGTGTGATTGAAGAtctaaataatatcaataataatgcacATCGTAATATCCACACTAATCCAATTGAAATAACAACACACCAACCATCGTCTTCACTGGAACCAAATATCGGCtgcaataataaaaaagaacagGTTCATAAAAAGCCGGGGAGAGCCTCGTCTAATGATTTTGTTCgaaaattattcaatataTTGGAAAATGAGGACTGTAAAGATATAATACAGTGGACGGAAAGTGGAGAAAGCTTTGTTATATTGAATACAAATGATTTCACCACTTATTTATTACCCAACCATTTTAAACACTCGAACTTTTCTAGTTTTGTCCGGcaattaaacaaatacGATTTCCATAAAGTGAAGAAAACCAATGAAGAGAAACAAAATTGTAAATATGGTCTTCAGAGTTGGGAGTTTTATCATCCTAATTTTAAGATTCATGATAAAGAATCATTACAATttattagaagaaaaataactaataataataataataataataataataataataataataataataataataataataataataatttgaacAATGTTACCTCTACAATGAATATCAAACCAAAGGACAACAACTATAATAATGGTTACAATTTATCGgacaacaataattttgttACTGCCAACACAATAGCGGCGgtttccaataataacataaaCCAAGAATCTTTGGCTGaactttcaaaaaatatttcaaattgtGTTACCAAGACAAGATTCGTtcagttgaaaaaaaaaaatgaagaattGGAGAAATCCGTTGGTACTTTGAAAATTGAGAacaattatttgaaattagaGTTCCAGAAATTGAATTCAAGATATAACACCATGCTACAATCCTTAATATCAATGCAAATGGTACAACAATCATTTGCTTTGGGATTGAACAACATACAAAGCACTTTGTTAAAAAACggtataaaaatagaacaTAATATGGACCAACAACATATAAAACTCAAGCCTGAACAAGCAATAAATAGTTCCTCTGAAAGAACATCTCCATCACTTAACACTAATATACCCCCTATTAACTCTCCTTATACCCAAGGGTTTGTTAATGAAAACAACggtaacaataatactaacGGCACAGGTCTTCCTATGTTGctgaatatttataatggTCCATCTTCTGTTTCTAAAAACGATATCAATAGAAATGAAgcaatatttaattattctCCCTCCGAAAATTTTGTAAACGCCCATAATTTGGTCACTAATAATCATACCGGGACTTACAATAATGGCGCCAATCGTTTAGACAACAAAGCCTCGGCACCaaccaacaataataatagtaataatattttgaagCCCGGATTCCATGTTTTATTAGTGGAAGATGATAGCATCTGCATCCAACTGTgttctaaatttttaaaaaaatatggctGTACTGTGGAAATAGCTACAGATGGGTTGTCTGCCATCACTACTTTAGAGAAGAACAGGTACGATTTGGTTTTGATGGATATTGTCATGCCAAATTTGGATGGTGCTACTGCTACTTCAATCATTAGGAGCTTTGATAATGAAACACCAATTATTGCCATGACTGGAAATATAGATGATCATGATTTGGTAACTTATTTACAAAATGGTATGACAGATATTTTAGCTAAGCCCTTTACTAAAAATGATTTGCATTCCATGCTAATTAGGTATTTAAGGAATAGAGTTCCCATTTCATCATCAGTAAACAAAAGTGCTACCAATAGTGGTATTGAAGGACATTTAAATACAAAAGGATTAAGTCAGACTAGTACCGTAAACACTACTCCACTCACCGatatcaataacaataataataacaataataataacaataatagtaatacaCCCGGTAGTAGTATTCATGAACAGCAGTTGCCTAATGCGTCAGTTCCCCATCTAAGCAGTAACTATCGAGTTTCTACAATATCCACCGTTTCGCCCCACTCTGTTGCCACTGTTGGTTCAACGCTTTCTGTCGAAGCAGCTTTACCACCCGAACAACCTAATTTGTCCAAGGCTGGCAATACCTCTGCAACACTTGCATCTTCCGGTGTTCCTATAAATACTTCTGTGATAGATACATCAAATGCAAATATAGGAAATCCTATGAATTGTAATAACAACCTCATTTCTATTTCTGAGAATGCTACTATTGTAGGTACAGTTGCTGCTGAAAATAGTTTACATAAAAGTAAAGACACTATTAATAATCGAgacagtaataataatgatgatgaaggtAATAAACATCATCATAATTCCGAAAGTTTTTTCGAACCACCTTCAAAAAAGCAACATGtataa